Within the Pseudomonas orientalis genome, the region CTGTTGCTGACCGTGGGGGTGAACATCGCGCTGTACGTGGTGGTGCCGAAGACCTTCATGCCCCAGCAGGACACCGGTCAGTTGATCGGTTTTGTGCGCGGGGATGACGGGCTGTCATTCAACGTGATGCAGCCGAAAATGGAAATCTTCCGCCAGGCCGTGCTCAAGGACCCGGCGGTGCTCAGCGTGGCCGGCTTTATCGGCGGCAACAGCGGCACCAACAACGCGGTGATGCTGGTGCGCCTCAAGCCGATTGCCGAGCGCAAAATCTCGGCCCAGGCGGTCATCGAGCGCCTGCGCAAAGAGGTGCCGCTGGTACCGGGCGGGCGTCTGTTCCTGATGGCCGACCAGGACCTCCAGTTCGGCGGCGGCCGCGACCAGACCAGCGCGCAGTATTCCTACATCCTGCAAAGCGGTGACCTGGCCGCGTTGCGCCTGTGGTACCCCAAAGTGGTGGCCGCGATGCGCGAGCTGCCGCAACTGACCGCCATCGACGCCCGCGAAGGACGCGGCGCGGCCCAGGTCACCCTGATCGTCGACCGCGACCAGGCCAAGCGTCTGGGGATCGACATGGCCATGGTCACTTCGGTGCTCAACAACGCCTACAGTCAGCGGCAGATTTCCACGATCTACGACAGCCTCAACCAGTATCAGGTGGTCATGGAGGTCAATCCCAAATATGCCCAGGACCCGATTACCCTCAACCAGGTGCAGGTGATTACCGCCGATGGTGCGCGCGTGCCGCTGTCGACCATTGCCCATTATGAAAACAGCCTGGCCGATGACCGCGTCAGCCATGAAGGCCAGTTCGCCTCGGAAAACATCGCGTTCGACATGGCGCCAGGCGTGACGGTGGAGCAGGGCACTGCCGCCATCGAGCGCGCGATTGCCAAGGTCGGCCTGCCGGAAGACGTGATCGCCAAGATGGCCGGCACCGCCGACGCGTTCGCCGCGACCCAGAAGGGCCAGCCGTTCATGATTCTCGGCGCGCTGGTGGCGGTGTACCTGGTGCTGGGCGTTCTGTATGAAAGCTATATCCACCCGCTGACGATTCTGTCGACCTTGCCGTCGGCCGGCGTCGGCGCGTTGCTGTCCATCTACCTGCTGGGCGGTGAGTTCAGCCTGATCTCGTTGTTGGGGCTGTTCCTGCTGATCGGGGTGGTGAAGAAAAACGCGATCCTGATGATCGACCTGGCGCTGCAGCTTGAGCGGCATGACGGCATGAGCCCGCTGGAGTCGATTCGCAGCGCCTGCCTGCTGCGCCTGCGACCGATCCTGATGACCACCCTGGCGGCGATCCTCGGCGCCTTGCCGCTGCTGCTCGGCGCCGGCGATGGCGCGGAAATGCGCCAGCCCCTGGGCCTGACCATCATTGGCGGCCTGGTGTTCAGCCAGATCCTGACCCTTTACACCACCCCGGTGGTTTACCTCTATCTAGACCGCGCGCGCCACCGCTTCAACGCCTGGCGCGGCGTGCGTACCGATGCTGCCCTGGACACTGCGCTATGAATGATTCAACCAACGCGAACCCAACTGTAGGAGCGAGCTTGCTCGCGAAAAACGTGCAGACACCGCGTTCTTCCAAGCGCGGCGCGTTATCGTTGACGGTCTTCGCGAGCAAGCTCGCTCCTACAGTGGGGTTGGCGTTGTTGCTCAGCGCCTGCGCCATCGGCCCCGATTACCAGCGTCCACCCGTGGTCGAACCGGCACAATTCAAGCAAGCCCAGGGCTGGCGCCAGGCCAACCCGAGCGACTCCCTGGCCCGGGGCGCGTGGTGGGAGCTGTACGGCGACCGCCAACTGAACGACCTGGTGGCGCGCCTCAACAGCGCCAACCAGACCGTCGCCCAGGCCGAGGCGCGTTTCCGTCAGGCCCAGGCACTGGTGCGCAGTGCTCGCGGGGCGTTTTATCCCAGCGTCGACCTGAGCGTCGGTAAAACCCGCGCCAGCCAGGGCACCGGCAGCAGCAGCGCCAGCCTGAGCAGTTCCAGCAGCGGTATTCGCGACACCCTTAACGCGCAGTTGGGCGTGAGCTGGGAAGCCGACGTCTGGGGCAAATTGCGCCGTGGCCTGGAAGCCAACGAAGCCAGCGCCGAGGCCAGCTCGGCGGACCTGGCGGCGATGCGCTTGAGCCAGCAGTCGGAACTGGTGCAGAGCTACCTGCAGTTGCGCGTCATGGATGAACAGACGCGTTTGCTGCAAGCCACGCTGGACACCTACCAGCGCTCGCAGCAGATGACCGAAAACCAGTACCGCGCCGGTGTCGCCGGCAAGGACGCCATCGCTCAGGCGCGAACCCAGCTCAAGACCACCCAGGCCAGCCTGATCGACCTGATCTGGCAGCGTGCCCAGCTGGAAAACGCGATTGCGGTACTGATCGGTGAAGCGCCGGCCAATTTCAGCCTGGCCGTCAGCCAGGACATCCCGGCGCTGCCGCAGATTCCTGTCGGCCTGCCGTCGCACCTGTTGGAACGCCGCCCGGATATCGCGTCGGCGGAACGTTCGGTGATTGCAGCCAACGCCAATATTGGTGTGGCCAAGGCCGCCTATTATCCTGACTTGACCTTGAGCCTGGCGGGGGGCTATTCCAGCAGCACCTATGAAGACTGGATCAGCCTGCCGAACCGTTTCTGGTCGGTGGGCCCGAAGTTGGCCATGACGCTGTTCGACGGCGGCCAGCGCTCGGCGGAAGTCGACCGCAGCGTGGCCAGCTATGACGAAACCGTGGCCAAGTACCGTCAGACCGTACTGGATGGGTTCCGCGAAGTGGAAAATTACATGGTGCAGCTCAAGGTGTTGGCCGACGAAGCGGTGGTCAGCAACGAGGCGCTGGAGTCTGCTCGCGAGTCGTTGCGGTTGACCGAGAACCAGTACAAGGCGGGGCTGATTGCCTATCTGGACGTGGTTACCGTGCAGGCAACGGCCCTGAGTAACGAGCGCACGGTACTGAACTTGCTGCAGTCGCGGTTGGTGGCGAGCGTGCAACTGATTGCGGCGTTGGGTGGGGGGTGGGATGGGAACACCCGTCTGGCCGACCAAGATAAGTAGGGGTAACTCAATTTCGGGATGGCCTATCCTGCTACCCAAATGACACGCCTCGGTCAATGTGGGAGGGGGCTTGCCCCCGATGACGGCCTCAGAGCCGACCAGGATGTTGTGTCGATCCTGACCCAAATGTGGGAGGTGGCTTACCCCCGATGACGGCCTCAGAGCCGACCAGGATGTTGTGTCGATCCTGACCCAAATGTGGGAGGGGGCTTGCCCCCGATGGCGGCCTCAGGGCCGACCAGGATGTTGGATCAGATCGAGTACATATCCGTTTCTGCGGTCACGGCTGCTATGGGTTCCGCTTTTACAGCGGCTCACTTTTGAAAAGCGCAAAAGTAAGCAAAACGCTCTTGCCCCACCACTCGGCACCTCGCCTGGGCTCGGTGTGCCCTCTCTCCGGCTTGAATCCGTGGGCCGCCGCAATGGGCCATCCATGGCCCAGTGCGGCTAACCCGGCGTCCTGCCGGGTTACCCACGGATTCAAGCCTGCGTTCGGCCAGCGTGGTTTAACGGGGCGCCTGAGATCAAAAGCAGATCAAGATCAAGAGCGACTCGCTGCGCATCGTGGTTGCGGTTTGGCGCTGCAGAGTTGTGTGCCTATGCTGGGTGGGTTTGAGAACCATTAGTTTTTTACCCCAGTGGAGCCACCTGATGCCAGACAGCGTGTCACGCCTCGTCTACCGGGCACCTGTTCCAGAAGACCTGGAGCGGTTATTCGCCATTTTCGGCGATCCCCAGACCAACCTGTTCAATCCTGCCGGCCCCATGGCCGGTATCGAGGACGCCCGGCGCCTGCTGGGCCGATGGATCGAGCAATGGTCCAGCGAGGGCTACGGCTGGTGGGCGATTGCGCGGCGTGAGAGCCCCGAGCAGATCATCGGTTTCGGCGGCATTGCACCGCTCGACTATCTGACCGTGCGGCGCATCAACCTCGGTTATCGATTCGCTGTGGAAGCCTGGGGGCAGGGCTATGCCACCGAGGTCGGACGCGATGCCTTGGCATTGGCGTTCGACACACTGGGTCTGCCGGAAGTGTTTGGCCTGGTACGACCGGATCATGCGGCGTCAATCCGGGTACTGGAAAAAATCGGCATGCAGCCGTTCGGTCTGCTGGACGATGTGCCCGGTCAAGCCCCCAGTTTGGTATTTAGCGCCTGTCATCCTACAACTGGCCCTGCCTGACATTCCATCCTCTCCTGTAGACCCTGGCTGTCTTTAATCTTTCAGATTGACACCGTCAGAACAGCCCGATATAAAAGTCGCAGTTGTACGACGACATATGACGTTACATATGTCCTACCTAACAAAAATAAAAAGTGATGCCATGAATCTGAACGAGCCCATCAGTGCCCATCGTGTCGGCCAGGCGGTCGGCAGCTATCGCTGGACGATCTGCGCGATGCTGTTTTTTGCCACGACCGTCAACTACCTCGACCGTCAGGTGCTCAGCCTGCTGGCGCCGCAGTTGTCGACGCAATTTGGCTGGAGCAATACCGATTACGCCAACATCGCGGCGGTGTTCCAGTTTGTCTACGCGATTTCCATGCTGTTCGCCGGGCGCTTTGTCGACAGGATCGGCACCAAGGCCGCTTACATCGTGGCAATCGGCATCTGGTCCACCGGCGCGATCATGCATGCGTTCTCGGTGCAAATGGGTGAGGGCATTGCGGCCGTCAGCACGGCCATCGGCCTGGCGGTGATTCCGGTGTCGATTGCCGGGTTCATGCTGTCACGCGCGGTGCTGGCGATTGGCGAGGCGGGCAACTTTCCCATCGCGATCAAGGCCACGGCCGAGTATTTCCCCAAGAAAGAACGCTCCTTTGCCACCGGCATCTTCAACTCGGGGGCCAACGTGGGCGCGATTCTGGCACCGATCTGTGTGCCCTTGATCGCCGGTATGTGGGGCTGGGAAGCGGCCTTCATGGTAATCGGCATGCTGGGTTTCGTGTGGGTGGCGGTCTGGGCTGCCGTGTACGAGAAACCGGAGCAGCAAAAGCGTCTGTCGGCCGAAGAGCTGGCCTACATCCGCAGTGATCAGACCGTACAACCGTTCGCGCAAGCCCCTGCGGGCACAACCGCGAAAAAAGTCTCATGGTTCAAGTTGCTGACCTATCGCCAGACCTGGGCCTTTGCCTTCGGCAAGTTCATGACCGACGGCGTGTGGTGGTTCTTCCTGTTCTGGCTGCCCACGTTCCTGTCGGCGCAGTACGGCATGAAGGGCGCCGATATCGTGATGCCGCTGGCCGTGCTGTACAGCATGACCATGGTCGGCAGCATCGGTGGCGGCTGGTTTCCCAGCTATTTCATGGCGCGGGGCGATGCGCCCTATGACGGCCGCATGAAAGCCATGCTGGTGATCGCGCTGTTCCCGCTGGTGGTGTTGCTGGCGCAACCGCTGGGCTACATCAGCTTCTGGGTTCCGGTCTTGCTGATCGGCGTGGGGGCCTCGGCGCACCAGGCGTGGTCGTGCAATATTTTCACCACGGTGTCGGACATGTTCCCGCAGAAGACCGTCGCGTCGGTGGTCGGTATCGGCGGCATGGCCGGCGGCCTGGGCGGTGTGGTGATGACCAAGATCGGCGGCTGGGTCTTTGACTACTACAAGTCCGTCAATGACATCCACACCGGCTACATGATCATGTTCGCAATCTGTGCCCTGGCGTACCTGGTGGCGTGGAGCGTGATGAAGGCGCTGGTGCCGCGCCACAAGGAAATCACTGATCTGTAGCGCTGCCTGGAAACGTTTCATCGGCCAGAATGATCCGAACTGACATCACTACGCCGAGCAGCACTGCGGCCAGGCCTGCTGTTTCCATGGGGGTCGGCCAACGCTGATGAAACCAGAGGCCGAGCAGCGTGGCAAACAAGGACTCTAGGGCAATCAATTGACCACTGAGCACCATGGGCAGGCGCCGCGTTGCCGCATTCCAGGCCCAGGCACCGACGACGGTGGACATCACGGCAATCACCAGGCTCCAGGCATACAGCGCCCATGCCTGGCTCCAGCCAGCGCCCAGGGTTGGCAAGCGCAACAGGCCCGTCGCGTATGTCCATGGGAGGATCAACAGCGCTGCGACGCCTGCGCCCGTCAGCATCAGGGCGGTCCACAAGCCTGTCACGTTGGCGGGCAGGTGCGCCATCTGCTTCTGGTTGATCACGCTGAAGCCCAACCATAAGGCTACCGCGCCCAAGGAAAAAAACAGCCCGGCCAGCCAGGATTGGCGGCTTAGCGAGGCCTGGTGGAGGCTGCTGATATTGGTCAGCAACAGCCCCACCGTGATACAGCCCAATGGCATCACCAATAGGCGCCAGCGCAGGGTCTTATGGCCGGCATTGCCGATCAGCGCCAGCAGCACCGGGACCATTCCTACAAAAGCCGGCGTCAATACCGGGCCGCCGAATATCACGCCCGCAGCGATGCATACGCCATAACCCAGGCAGCCCCATGCGCCCAGCACTGCCGCGAGCAGGCATTGGCCGGGGCTCAGCGCACGCAGTTGCGCGCGGCACAGGATTACCCCGGCTACCCCCAATCCACCTGCCATCAGGAAGCGCACGCTCATCAGGTCGTAGACGCTGTAGGCGCCCGTGACATAGGGCGCAATGAAATTCAGCGCCCAGCCGAGCGTGGCGACGATGGCGAATATCACGCCGGCAACTAAAGAGGTGTGGGTAGTGCGCATCAGGCGGGTCCATGAAGTGATGGGGTCCATGGTGCCCAGCCACGCGGGTGTGCTACAAACGAGTTCTCGGTCCTGAGTACATAACCTGAGATTATGAATCTACTTGGAAAAACCCTACCGCCTCTTGCCAGTCTGTTGCCGTTTGAAGCCGCAGCGCGCCTGGAAAGTTTTTCCCGGGCGGCCGATGAGTTGCACATCACCCAGGCGGCTGTCAGCCGGCAGATACGCGGCCTGGAAGACAATCTGGGGGTAAAGCTGTTTTGCCGACGCAACCGTGCAGTGTTCCTGACTCAAGAGGGGCGCGAGTTGGGGCGGGTGGTCAGCCTTGCGTTGCAAAGCATCAGTGAGGGCGCGGCCAGCCTGAGGGCGTCCCCGCGGCGCAATCGGGTGGTGCTGCTGTGTCAGCTGTGCGAGGCGTTTTATTGGTTGATGCCGCGTTTGGCGACGTTCCACCAGCAATACCCGCAGATTGAAATCCAAGTGGTGACCTGCACGCGGCCGATCACGCAGTTCAATGACCCTTTCGATGTCGCCCTGCAAAGTACCCGGCGCGCCAGTGGCGCCCATGCGCTGATGTTTACCGCCTCCGATGAAGTGTTCCCGGTGTGCAGTCCCGCTTACCTGTGCCCGGAACAACCGCTGGCGCTGGCTGAATTGTCGACCTGCACGTTTTTGCACCACAGCAGCGAACCTCCGCATCTGATGGAGTGGGATGAGTGGCTGAAGGTGTTCGGCCAGTCATTGGCCCGTGATGCGCGCGGCATCACGTTCGACAGCTACCCACTGATGTTGCAGGCCGCTGTGGAAGGGCACGGTATCGCCATGGGCTGGCGTCGTACCGCAAGCAGGCTGATAGAAAGTGGGGCATTGGTCAGGCCCTGTGCCGAAAGCGTATTTTTGCCAGAGGCTATTTCGGTATACAGGCAGCAAGGGGCAGGTAATCGGGATGAGGTCGTGGCATTGCTGGCCTGGCTCGAGGCGCAGTTGCAGAGTGACGGCTGACAGGGGCGCGATGGTTAATGCCAGTCAGTTAAGCGTACACCGCCCTCTGTAGGAGCGAGCTTGCTCGCGAAGAACGTCTAGGATATCGCGTATTTTCTGAATGAACGCGGTGCCTGTGAGTTTTTCGCGAGCAAGCTCGCTCCTACAAAAAGCCTTAACTGACTGGCATTAGGCGCGATGGCCCCTGTCAGTCCCTTTTATTGATTGCGCGTAACGCGCCACACCGTGTTGGCCAAATCATCGGCGATGATCAGCGCACCTTTCGGATCGACTGTCACGCCCACCGGACGCCCACGGGTCTTGCCGTCGTCACCGCGAAAGCCGGTGGCGAAGTCGACCGGCTCGCCGGCCGGTTTGCCGTTGCTGAACGGCACGAAGATCACCTTGTAGCCCACCGGATTGTCGCGGTTCCAGCTGCCGTGTTCGCCAACGAATACGCCGTCGGCGAATTTTTCGCCCATGGCCGGGATGGAGAAATCCACGCCGAGTGCGGCTACGTGAGAACCCAGGCTGTAATCCGGCTTGACCGCCGAGGCGACCTTGGCCGGGTTCTGCGGTTGCGCACGAGGGTCGACGTTCTGGCCCCAGTAGCTGTAGGGCCAGCCGTAGAAGGCGCCCTCGCGTACCGAGCTGAGGTAGTCCGGCACCAGGTCCGGGCCCAGTTCATCGCGCTCGTTGACCACGGTCCACAACTGCCCCGAGCCCGGCTGGATGGTCAGTGCCGTCGGGTTGCGCAGGCCGGTTGCGTAGGGCCTGTGCGCGCCTGTTGCGGCATCGATCTGCCAGACCATTGCGCGGTCGATTTCCACTTCCATGCCGCGCTCGGTGATGTTGCTGTTGGAGCCGATCCCGACGTAGAGCTGGCGTCCGTCCTCGCTCACGGCCAGGGATTTGGTCCAGTGATGATTGATCTGCGCCGGCAGGTCGGTGACTTTGGTCGGGGCGCCGCTGGCCTTTGTCTGGCCGTCGGCGTAGTCGAAGCGCACCAGCGCATCCTGGTTGGCCACGTACAGTTTGCCGTCGGCGTACGCCAGGCCATAGGGCGCGTTGAGGTTGTCGGCGAACACGGTCTTGAGTTCGTAGGTGCCGTCGCCGTCAGCGTCGCGCAACAGGGTGATGCGGTTGCCGCTCTTGACCTTGGTATTGCCCTCGGCCTTGATCAGGCTGGCGATCACGTCCTTGGGCTTGAGCTTGGCCGCACTGCCGCCACGGCCTTCGGCAACGAGGATATCGCCGTTGGGCAGGACCAGGGTCTGGCGCGGGATGGCCAGGTCGGTGGCGATGGCGGTGATGCTGTAACCCTGCGGCACCTTGGGCTTCTGATCGCCCCAGGCGGCAGGCTCGGCGATCTTCATGCTCGGCAGCAGGCTGCTTTGTTGCGCCGGTAGCTTGGGGTCGGGGCCGTGGGCCTGGGTCTTGTCGCCTTCGCCGCCGCAGGCAGTCAGCAACAGCGCTGCGCTTAACAGGGTCAATGTGCGCGTGGTTTTCATTGGGCAGCTCCCGAACGCAGGTTAGTCAGGCCGATCCATGTCGCCAGCATCGCCAGCAGCGTGACGACCACCGACAGCACCAGGCCGGTCGGCATCATGGCGTAGGCATCCTTGGCATGCTGGAAGGCATTGATCAGCCCCAGCACCCAGGCGGCCAGCAACAGGAGAAAGTAGGCCGCAGGGCGCCCGGCCTTGCGGTCGGCGCGCAGCAGATTGACCAGCGCGAACAACAGGGCAAATCCACTGAACACCAACGCACCGGCGATCAGCCAGGAGGCGAAGTTGGCCCATTGAATCTGGTAGGTCTGGCCGTAGGCAATGTCACTGAGCAGAGCGCCCAGGAACAGCGGCACGCTGCCGGCGAGCAAGGTCGCATGCAGCGGGCCGGGCGTGCAGCGATAGGTGGGGAGGGTAGTCATGGGCGGTGCAGCTCCTTATCGTTCGGCACGCCTGGCGGCAGGCGTGCGATGATTTTGCATAGGAAATGAGCGTGGCGCGTGTGAGAAAGTTCACTGACGGTTCGTGTCCGAATGTTTATCGAACCAGTCGGCGTAGGGGGTGTTCGCCACCTTGTAGCGATTGAAGTCGGGGCTGCCATCCGCCCACCACACCGGCCCGCGCTCACCGAGTGCGACCTTGGCGCGCTGCACTTCATCGCGCGCGTGCCTGAGCTGCCTTGAGTCACCACCTGCCTTGGCCGCCTTGACGGCCCGACGCGCAACCATCAACGCATTCACCCAGCGCTGGCGTTCGGGCTCATCCAGCGCCGGATTTGTGCGCCGCCAGAGTCGGCCCTTGAGCACGAAATAGCGGCCATCCGGGGTGTCAATCATGGTGCCAGCGCAGCACCCGCAGCACGCCCCACATCATAGACATCACAATAGCCAGCCAACCAGCGAACAGGCTGAAAAGTGTCATTGCAAGGTTCATAACCACCTCTCTAACGTCGTTGTTGCGATGTTGTCCTGCAATAAGTGACCCCGCTCTGCGTGCAGGATTCAACCGAATTGACCGAATGAACCCCCGCCGGCATTCATCGCCTAAGCCTCTATAATCTTCCCGATTGCATATCACCAGGCGCTCCCATGACCCACCCCCGCATCGGCTTTGCATGCCAATACAAGCATCCCGAACGACTCCCCTCCGCCAGCGCCCTGAAGCTGATCGAAGGTCCATTCAATCCGCGTACCACCACGCTGCGCTGGATGGACAGCGTCGCGCCGCAGGTGGCGCGGGACAAACTGGTCGAGGTGGTCACGCACAACCTCGCCGCGCAACTGCGCCTGCTGGCTTACGTCGCCGAACTGCCGCCGACCTTGCGCATGTTGCGCCTGAGCAGCGATCTGTTGCCGTTCTACAGTCATCCGAAAGTCGCTGGGCACTATCAGGACCCCGCCATCCAGCGTCAGTTGCAGGAG harbors:
- a CDS encoding DUF2231 domain-containing protein; protein product: MTTLPTYRCTPGPLHATLLAGSVPLFLGALLSDIAYGQTYQIQWANFASWLIAGALVFSGFALLFALVNLLRADRKAGRPAAYFLLLLAAWVLGLINAFQHAKDAYAMMPTGLVLSVVVTLLAMLATWIGLTNLRSGAAQ
- a CDS encoding DMT family transporter — protein: MRTTHTSLVAGVIFAIVATLGWALNFIAPYVTGAYSVYDLMSVRFLMAGGLGVAGVILCRAQLRALSPGQCLLAAVLGAWGCLGYGVCIAAGVIFGGPVLTPAFVGMVPVLLALIGNAGHKTLRWRLLVMPLGCITVGLLLTNISSLHQASLSRQSWLAGLFFSLGAVALWLGFSVINQKQMAHLPANVTGLWTALMLTGAGVAALLILPWTYATGLLRLPTLGAGWSQAWALYAWSLVIAVMSTVVGAWAWNAATRRLPMVLSGQLIALESLFATLLGLWFHQRWPTPMETAGLAAVLLGVVMSVRIILADETFPGSATDQ
- a CDS encoding PQQ-dependent sugar dehydrogenase is translated as MKTTRTLTLLSAALLLTACGGEGDKTQAHGPDPKLPAQQSSLLPSMKIAEPAAWGDQKPKVPQGYSITAIATDLAIPRQTLVLPNGDILVAEGRGGSAAKLKPKDVIASLIKAEGNTKVKSGNRITLLRDADGDGTYELKTVFADNLNAPYGLAYADGKLYVANQDALVRFDYADGQTKASGAPTKVTDLPAQINHHWTKSLAVSEDGRQLYVGIGSNSNITERGMEVEIDRAMVWQIDAATGAHRPYATGLRNPTALTIQPGSGQLWTVVNERDELGPDLVPDYLSSVREGAFYGWPYSYWGQNVDPRAQPQNPAKVASAVKPDYSLGSHVAALGVDFSIPAMGEKFADGVFVGEHGSWNRDNPVGYKVIFVPFSNGKPAGEPVDFATGFRGDDGKTRGRPVGVTVDPKGALIIADDLANTVWRVTRNQ
- a CDS encoding LysR substrate-binding domain-containing protein, with the translated sequence MNLLGKTLPPLASLLPFEAAARLESFSRAADELHITQAAVSRQIRGLEDNLGVKLFCRRNRAVFLTQEGRELGRVVSLALQSISEGAASLRASPRRNRVVLLCQLCEAFYWLMPRLATFHQQYPQIEIQVVTCTRPITQFNDPFDVALQSTRRASGAHALMFTASDEVFPVCSPAYLCPEQPLALAELSTCTFLHHSSEPPHLMEWDEWLKVFGQSLARDARGITFDSYPLMLQAAVEGHGIAMGWRRTASRLIESGALVRPCAESVFLPEAISVYRQQGAGNRDEVVALLAWLEAQLQSDG
- a CDS encoding GNAT family N-acetyltransferase — translated: MPDSVSRLVYRAPVPEDLERLFAIFGDPQTNLFNPAGPMAGIEDARRLLGRWIEQWSSEGYGWWAIARRESPEQIIGFGGIAPLDYLTVRRINLGYRFAVEAWGQGYATEVGRDALALAFDTLGLPEVFGLVRPDHAASIRVLEKIGMQPFGLLDDVPGQAPSLVFSACHPTTGPA
- a CDS encoding efflux transporter outer membrane subunit, translated to MNDSTNANPTVGASLLAKNVQTPRSSKRGALSLTVFASKLAPTVGLALLLSACAIGPDYQRPPVVEPAQFKQAQGWRQANPSDSLARGAWWELYGDRQLNDLVARLNSANQTVAQAEARFRQAQALVRSARGAFYPSVDLSVGKTRASQGTGSSSASLSSSSSGIRDTLNAQLGVSWEADVWGKLRRGLEANEASAEASSADLAAMRLSQQSELVQSYLQLRVMDEQTRLLQATLDTYQRSQQMTENQYRAGVAGKDAIAQARTQLKTTQASLIDLIWQRAQLENAIAVLIGEAPANFSLAVSQDIPALPQIPVGLPSHLLERRPDIASAERSVIAANANIGVAKAAYYPDLTLSLAGGYSSSTYEDWISLPNRFWSVGPKLAMTLFDGGQRSAEVDRSVASYDETVAKYRQTVLDGFREVENYMVQLKVLADEAVVSNEALESARESLRLTENQYKAGLIAYLDVVTVQATALSNERTVLNLLQSRLVASVQLIAALGGGWDGNTRLADQDK
- a CDS encoding MFS transporter, with translation MNLNEPISAHRVGQAVGSYRWTICAMLFFATTVNYLDRQVLSLLAPQLSTQFGWSNTDYANIAAVFQFVYAISMLFAGRFVDRIGTKAAYIVAIGIWSTGAIMHAFSVQMGEGIAAVSTAIGLAVIPVSIAGFMLSRAVLAIGEAGNFPIAIKATAEYFPKKERSFATGIFNSGANVGAILAPICVPLIAGMWGWEAAFMVIGMLGFVWVAVWAAVYEKPEQQKRLSAEELAYIRSDQTVQPFAQAPAGTTAKKVSWFKLLTYRQTWAFAFGKFMTDGVWWFFLFWLPTFLSAQYGMKGADIVMPLAVLYSMTMVGSIGGGWFPSYFMARGDAPYDGRMKAMLVIALFPLVVLLAQPLGYISFWVPVLLIGVGASAHQAWSCNIFTTVSDMFPQKTVASVVGIGGMAGGLGGVVMTKIGGWVFDYYKSVNDIHTGYMIMFAICALAYLVAWSVMKALVPRHKEITDL